In Verrucomicrobiia bacterium, a single window of DNA contains:
- the vgrG gene encoding type VI secretion system tip protein VgrG, with product MPAKQEHRLLALGTPLGPNVLLVQRLVGSETLGRLSIFHLDLLSEQAGISFDAIVGQNVTLRMEVNKGRTRYINGYVAHFSQSGQIGSYFRYQATVVPWLWFLTRTSDCRIFQEISVPNIIKTIFREKGFTDFRDQLTRSYPPLNYCVQYRESDFNFVSRLMEQEGIYYFFEHQEGKHVLVLADAMSCHASIPGYSKIMFRPPSSMARDQETINDWIIDQEVQSGVYILNDYDFTKPRSNLVAKAEMTRAHPFSKLAVYDYPGGYEQYASGQAYSRVRLEELQALRKVCRGQTTVRGLAAGYKFALVDHPRMDQNRNYLVVSTSFQAVSDTFESNELGNLGDFFNGNFTAIPIEEVFRPARLTAKPIIQGPQTALVVGPKGEEIHTDAYGRVKVQFHWDRYGQADEKSSCWVRVSQNWAGKKWGSVYIPRIGQEVIVEFLEGDPDKPIVTGCVYNADAMPPYELPAEKTKCTLKSSSSKGGNGFNEIRFEDKKGKEQLFVHAQRNYDIQVRQDRIETIGRNRHLIVKGHKLERINGNRHEIIGKSHYENIDQDHHVEIGGEQAVLIRGAKSLTVDGNVTEVFQANHSEEVWSDYYLVADNLVLEANSNITIRVGDSFIAIEKGGIRISSPGQIAIEAGANVSVKGNMATIKGRGLVVIQGGLVKIN from the coding sequence ATGCCAGCCAAACAAGAGCATCGCCTGCTGGCGCTGGGCACCCCCTTGGGACCTAATGTACTTTTGGTTCAACGTCTGGTAGGCTCGGAAACCCTTGGTCGGCTTTCGATATTCCATTTGGATCTGCTAAGCGAGCAGGCCGGTATCAGCTTTGATGCCATTGTAGGACAAAATGTCACTCTCCGAATGGAGGTGAATAAGGGTCGCACCCGGTATATTAATGGATATGTGGCACACTTTTCACAGTCGGGTCAGATAGGAAGCTACTTCCGTTACCAGGCGACAGTAGTTCCCTGGCTTTGGTTCCTTACACGGACATCTGATTGCAGGATATTTCAGGAAATAAGTGTTCCGAATATTATCAAAACCATTTTTCGTGAAAAGGGATTCACGGATTTCCGTGATCAATTAACCAGGTCATACCCACCACTGAATTATTGTGTACAGTACCGTGAATCGGATTTTAATTTTGTCAGCCGCCTGATGGAACAGGAGGGAATATATTATTTCTTTGAGCACCAAGAGGGCAAGCATGTGTTGGTTCTTGCCGATGCCATGAGCTGCCATGCATCCATTCCCGGTTATTCAAAAATAATGTTTCGCCCTCCCTCTTCCATGGCGCGCGATCAGGAGACTATTAATGATTGGATCATCGATCAAGAAGTGCAGTCTGGTGTTTATATATTGAATGATTACGATTTCACCAAGCCCCGCAGCAATTTGGTGGCCAAGGCTGAGATGACTCGGGCACATCCATTTTCCAAGCTGGCGGTCTATGACTATCCCGGTGGTTATGAACAGTATGCCAGTGGCCAGGCATATTCGCGAGTCCGGCTCGAGGAATTGCAGGCTTTGCGTAAGGTATGCCGGGGACAAACGACGGTTCGTGGCTTGGCGGCGGGCTACAAGTTTGCGTTGGTGGATCATCCAAGAATGGACCAAAATCGCAATTATTTGGTAGTCTCAACCAGCTTCCAGGCTGTATCGGATACGTTTGAATCAAACGAACTGGGGAATCTAGGTGATTTCTTTAATGGCAATTTTACCGCCATTCCAATTGAAGAAGTCTTTCGCCCGGCTCGACTCACTGCGAAGCCAATTATCCAAGGGCCCCAAACCGCGTTGGTGGTGGGGCCGAAAGGGGAGGAAATCCATACCGACGCATACGGACGGGTAAAAGTTCAATTCCATTGGGACCGCTATGGCCAGGCAGATGAAAAGTCATCATGTTGGGTGCGAGTATCTCAAAATTGGGCTGGAAAAAAGTGGGGCTCAGTTTACATCCCACGCATTGGCCAGGAGGTAATCGTTGAATTTTTAGAAGGTGACCCAGATAAACCAATAGTAACTGGGTGCGTATACAATGCTGATGCCATGCCTCCTTATGAACTTCCAGCGGAGAAAACCAAGTGTACATTAAAGAGTAGCAGTTCCAAAGGTGGCAATGGTTTTAACGAAATACGGTTCGAGGACAAAAAGGGAAAGGAACAATTGTTTGTACACGCGCAACGTAATTATGACATCCAGGTCAGACAAGACCGTATTGAGACGATTGGGAGAAACAGGCATTTAATTGTCAAAGGGCACAAGCTAGAGAGGATTAATGGAAACCGTCACGAGATCATTGGCAAATCTCACTATGAAAATATTGATCAAGATCACCACGTTGAAATTGGTGGTGAACAGGCGGTTTTGATTCGGGGCGCAAAGAGCCTGACTGTTGATGGCAATGTGACGGAGGTATTCCAGGCCAATCACTCGGAAGAGGTCTGGTCTGATTATTATCTTGTCGCCGACAACCTGGTGCTTGAGGCCAATTCCAACATCACAATCAGAGTCGGCGACTCATTTATTGCCATCGAAAAAGGAGGAATTCGTATTTCAAGTCCAGGACAGATTGCTATCGAAGCAGGTGCGAATGTCTCGGTTAAGGGTAACATGGCCACAATTAAGGGGCGTGGATTGGTGGTAATTCAGGGAGGATTGGTCAAAATAAACTAG
- the tssH gene encoding type VI secretion system ATPase TssH: MAEIELASLFGKLTVLGYRELTNAWQYAFHRGDQSVELVHWLHQIYMGEDSDLHRVARHFSMDCARLMKDLTRALPEKKRASSGNPGFSPQVEEAVERGWVYATLLFKETRIRTGCLMVAILRTRNLRETLWNLSDQFKRIKCDELSDDYGKILSDSPEATMDSMEGGALLGDMSGVVSAAANGIDLFKEGKTANKEGVDGVVPVGPGSAQAPRRSALQKFTVDLTEKAKNGELDPVIGRETEIRQIMDILMRRRQNNPILTGEAGVGKTAVVEGFALKIAAGEVPPALRDVSLKMLDLGLLQAGASVKGEFENRVRQLIDEVKASPKPVILFIDEAHMLIGAGGAAGQGDAANLFKPALARGTLRTIAATTWAEYKKYFEKDPALTRRFQVVKVEEPDENKAIAMLHGLKEVMERHHNVQILNSAFEAAVKLSHRYLPSRQLPDKAISLLDTAAARVSISQHAIPPEVEQCRIEIKELVKQQEILQREYAFGVNHEKRLKENEIKLSVLRQQLEEKEAAWSKEREIVGQILEVRKTLLLKKTSSADHGQRVGSDDRQLAELRDKLTIQEALLKTVRREVPLVMDSVDEQSVACVLSDWTGIPVGRMVKNEIEAVLHLVDALETRIIGQRFALETIAKRIQTARAGLDNPNRPIGVFLLVGTSGVGKTETALALGEALYGGEHNVITINMSEFQEAHTVSTLKGAPPGYVGYGEGGVLTEAVRRRPYSIVLLDEVEKAHPDVYEIFFQVFDKGWMEDGEGRYIDFKNTIILLTTNVGSEQIHNLCKDPELCPDAEGLAKALRPILLKTFPAALLGRVVTVPYFPLSDSILKKIVRLQLDRIIKRTAENKNIAVEYDDKVVDLIACRCTEVESGGRMVDAILTNTLLPAISREFLIRLGAGRSLSKVKISADNTDFCYEYID, encoded by the coding sequence ATGGCCGAAATCGAGCTAGCATCTTTGTTTGGTAAACTAACGGTACTGGGTTACCGGGAACTGACAAATGCTTGGCAGTATGCATTCCATCGTGGAGACCAGTCTGTCGAGCTGGTACATTGGCTCCATCAAATATACATGGGGGAGGACTCCGATTTACATCGAGTAGCGCGCCATTTTAGCATGGATTGCGCGCGTTTGATGAAAGACCTGACTCGTGCGTTGCCCGAAAAGAAGCGAGCCAGTTCCGGCAATCCTGGATTTTCCCCGCAAGTGGAGGAAGCCGTCGAACGGGGTTGGGTTTATGCAACCTTGCTTTTTAAGGAAACTCGGATTCGCACAGGTTGTTTGATGGTGGCCATTTTAAGAACACGCAATCTCAGGGAGACATTGTGGAATTTGTCAGACCAGTTTAAACGAATTAAATGCGACGAACTAAGTGATGATTATGGAAAAATATTAAGCGACTCACCCGAAGCCACGATGGACTCCATGGAAGGAGGAGCTTTGTTGGGGGATATGTCAGGCGTTGTCTCCGCAGCAGCAAATGGTATAGACCTCTTTAAGGAAGGCAAAACAGCAAATAAGGAAGGAGTAGATGGAGTGGTGCCCGTTGGTCCTGGATCCGCTCAGGCGCCGCGACGAAGCGCACTTCAGAAATTTACTGTAGATTTAACTGAAAAGGCAAAGAATGGGGAATTAGACCCGGTGATCGGCCGCGAAACTGAAATCCGACAAATTATGGACATCCTAATGCGTCGGCGTCAGAATAACCCCATTTTGACAGGCGAGGCTGGAGTAGGGAAAACAGCCGTTGTAGAGGGATTTGCACTCAAGATTGCCGCGGGTGAGGTGCCGCCAGCCTTGCGTGATGTTTCTCTAAAGATGTTGGATTTGGGTCTCCTCCAAGCGGGTGCAAGTGTGAAGGGAGAGTTTGAAAATCGCGTCCGGCAATTAATTGATGAGGTCAAGGCATCTCCCAAACCTGTTATCTTGTTTATTGATGAAGCACACATGTTGATCGGGGCTGGGGGGGCGGCTGGCCAAGGTGATGCGGCTAATCTTTTTAAACCTGCATTGGCGCGTGGTACTTTGAGGACGATCGCTGCTACCACTTGGGCTGAATATAAAAAGTATTTTGAAAAAGACCCAGCGTTAACCCGGCGTTTCCAAGTAGTCAAAGTAGAGGAGCCTGATGAGAATAAGGCCATAGCGATGCTGCATGGGCTAAAGGAGGTTATGGAGCGGCATCACAACGTCCAAATCTTGAATTCCGCCTTTGAAGCGGCAGTAAAGCTTTCCCACCGTTACCTTCCCTCGCGGCAATTACCTGACAAAGCCATCAGCCTTCTCGATACTGCTGCCGCTCGGGTTTCTATAAGTCAGCATGCCATCCCTCCTGAAGTAGAACAATGCCGCATAGAGATAAAAGAATTAGTCAAGCAACAAGAGATTCTACAGCGTGAATACGCGTTTGGGGTAAACCACGAGAAGCGGTTGAAGGAAAACGAAATCAAGCTTTCTGTTTTAAGGCAGCAACTGGAGGAAAAGGAGGCTGCGTGGTCCAAAGAGCGAGAGATAGTTGGCCAAATATTGGAAGTGCGGAAAACATTATTACTAAAAAAGACCTCAAGTGCCGACCATGGCCAAAGGGTTGGCAGCGACGACCGGCAATTGGCAGAGTTGCGGGACAAACTAACTATCCAGGAGGCCTTACTCAAAACCGTGCGCAGAGAGGTTCCTTTGGTCATGGATTCAGTAGACGAGCAGTCAGTGGCATGCGTTTTGTCGGATTGGACTGGGATTCCTGTGGGGCGAATGGTAAAGAATGAAATAGAAGCTGTTTTACATTTGGTTGATGCGTTGGAGACTCGGATTATTGGTCAACGTTTTGCCCTAGAAACCATTGCTAAACGCATTCAGACTGCCCGAGCGGGGCTAGATAATCCAAATCGCCCGATTGGAGTCTTCTTGTTGGTTGGTACGAGCGGAGTTGGCAAGACGGAAACGGCGCTGGCTTTGGGCGAAGCCCTTTACGGAGGTGAGCACAACGTCATTACCATCAATATGAGTGAATTTCAAGAGGCCCATACGGTATCCACCTTAAAAGGTGCACCGCCGGGGTATGTCGGATATGGGGAAGGGGGCGTGTTAACTGAAGCCGTGCGCCGGCGACCTTATAGCATTGTGCTTTTGGATGAGGTTGAGAAGGCTCATCCCGACGTGTATGAAATCTTCTTTCAGGTTTTTGACAAGGGCTGGATGGAAGATGGGGAGGGCCGCTACATCGACTTTAAAAACACCATTATATTGCTGACCACCAACGTGGGTAGCGAACAGATTCATAATTTATGCAAGGATCCCGAATTGTGCCCCGACGCCGAAGGATTGGCAAAAGCATTGCGCCCTATTTTACTCAAGACATTTCCAGCAGCTTTGCTCGGCCGAGTGGTGACTGTTCCGTACTTTCCCTTAAGCGACTCAATTCTGAAAAAAATTGTACGTCTCCAGTTGGATCGTATTATAAAGCGTACAGCAGAAAACAAAAATATTGCCGTGGAATACGATGACAAAGTTGTAGATTTGATTGCTTGTCGATGCACCGAAGTGGAAAGCGGGGGACGAATGGTTGATGCAATATTAACCAACACACTGCTACCAGCCATTAGCCGCGAATTCTTAATCCGATTGGGAGCCGGACGCTCACTCAGTAAGGTTAAAATTAGCGCGGATAACACCGACTTTTGTTATGAATATATTGATTGA
- the tssG gene encoding type VI secretion system baseplate subunit TssG, with amino-acid sequence MAATFRSPRDRLIEDMAHRYYSFDFFQAVRLLENAYPEFPRVGYSLLPREDVVRFGQRAFVVFAPSSIQDFVRGNVVDPVNQPHRMYVYFFGLIGPNGPMPEFLTQAVLDRRRYPNCDSAPGDFLDVLTHRLCSFFYRAWASNQKTVDFERSSGRSFSFYFSSLLGASRAAAGKEDYEISSEDKNGAIREYSQYYYLGHLISYSRPLEGLVAILADFFGCKVKVQEFIGRWLPLPENSVCRLGQSPGSGSLGINLIAGCRVWECQQTIRLQFGPLRLVQYLRMLPGTDSFKRLRAWVTFYLGYEIRCELNLLLSADQVPKIELGNGARVGLTTWIRSREMERDVDDLCVELSVCDFSD; translated from the coding sequence ATGGCCGCCACGTTCAGGAGCCCGAGAGATCGTTTGATTGAAGACATGGCGCACAGGTATTACAGCTTTGATTTTTTCCAAGCTGTAAGGTTACTGGAAAACGCCTACCCTGAGTTCCCACGGGTGGGGTATTCGCTACTGCCGAGGGAAGACGTGGTACGTTTCGGTCAGCGGGCATTTGTCGTGTTTGCCCCTTCATCAATTCAGGATTTTGTACGGGGTAACGTTGTGGATCCAGTAAATCAACCGCATCGAATGTATGTTTATTTTTTCGGATTAATTGGCCCGAACGGTCCCATGCCAGAATTCCTCACTCAGGCTGTGTTGGACCGACGGCGATATCCAAATTGCGATTCAGCGCCGGGCGATTTTCTCGACGTATTAACGCACCGGCTTTGTTCCTTCTTCTACCGTGCTTGGGCTAGCAATCAAAAAACAGTGGATTTTGAACGATCAAGCGGAAGAAGCTTCTCCTTTTACTTCTCGTCATTGCTAGGGGCGAGTCGTGCTGCCGCAGGGAAGGAGGACTATGAGATATCTTCTGAGGACAAAAACGGCGCCATTCGGGAGTATTCCCAATATTATTACCTCGGGCATTTAATATCATATTCGCGCCCGCTTGAGGGACTGGTCGCAATACTGGCCGATTTTTTTGGCTGCAAGGTCAAGGTGCAAGAATTTATTGGGCGTTGGCTGCCCTTGCCGGAGAATTCAGTATGTCGGCTCGGGCAAAGTCCAGGGTCTGGAAGTTTGGGCATCAACCTTATTGCAGGTTGCCGGGTCTGGGAATGCCAGCAGACCATTCGTCTTCAATTTGGACCACTCAGATTAGTTCAGTATTTACGAATGCTTCCCGGTACTGACTCATTTAAAAGGTTGCGCGCCTGGGTAACCTTTTATTTGGGTTATGAAATTCGGTGTGAACTTAATTTATTATTGAGCGCCGACCAAGTTCCGAAAATAGAACTTGGAAATGGGGCACGCGTCGGTCTCACGACGTGGATAAGGAGTCGTGAAATGGAGCGAGACGTCGATGATTTATGTGTGGAATTGAGTGTATGTGACTTTTCCGACTAA